A region of Scleropages formosus chromosome 2, fSclFor1.1, whole genome shotgun sequence DNA encodes the following proteins:
- the c2h1orf174 gene encoding UPF0688 protein C1orf174 homolog isoform X2 has protein sequence MKRKQFLPEVQGGVRRRRRSAERGPDEVSTKKTQPLRSVKTKSRHPGTGGAARAVAAVAARAARESENGLVPPRGAQNGSGDGASEGGASRDPEALAGVRLEEHPEGGDRRAAEEEESSGSLPGVDSSVFLDEDSNQIMPVGHIFGNLDLVQDYPPRNPTRAPVNRREYRRLHFIAKEDEDEDAATDDDGSLSTEQQKVYYRKITPESPTPPHRRYVNGKLHKKWEQMRGVKRCSKNCKNGLLKVS, from the exons ATGAAGCGGAAACAG TTTCTCCCCGAGGTCCAGGGAGGAGtgaggcggaggaggaggtcGGCGGAGCGGGGTCCGGATGAG GTTTCCACGAAAAAGACGCAGCCGCTTCGCTCCGTGAAGACCAAATCCCGACATCCGGGCACCGGAGGCGCCGCGAGGGCAGTAGCAGCAGTGGCGGCGCGCGCCGCTCGCGAATCCGAAAACGGGCTCGTGCCGCCAAGAGGCGCGCAGAACGGCTCCGGTGACGGAGCTTCCGAGGGAGGCGCTTCGCGGGACCCGGAGGCGCTGGCGGGGGTCCGGCTGGAGGAGCATCCGGAGGGGGGGGACCGGCGGGcggccgaggaggaggagagctcGGGATCACTGCCCGGCGTGGACAGCAGCGTCTTCTTGGACGAGGACAGTAATCAGATCATGCCTGTGGGACACATTTTTGGCAACCTGGACCTTGTGCAG GATTATCCGCCTCGAAACCCTACGAGAGCCCCCGTGAACAGGAGGGAGTACAGGAGGTTGCACTTCATTgccaaggaggatgaggatgaagaTGCTGCTACTGATGACGATGGATCTctgagcacagagcagcagaaag TTTATTATAGAAAAATTACACCAGaatctcccacccccccccacagacgGTACGTAAATGGGAAGCTGCATAAGAAATGGGAGCAGATGAGAG GTGTCAAGCGGTGCTCAAAGAACTGCAAAAATGGACTGTTGAAGGTGAGCTAA
- the c2h1orf174 gene encoding UPF0688 protein C1orf174 homolog isoform X1, with product MKRKQFLPEVQGGVRRRRRSAERGPDEVSTKKTQPLRSVKTKSRHPGTGGAARAVAAVAARAARESENGLVPPRGAQNGSGDGASEGGASRDPEALAGVRLEEHPEGGDRRAAEEEESSGSLPGVDSSVFLDEDSNQIMPVGHIFGNLDLVQDYPPRNPTRAPVNRREYRRLHFIAKEDEDEDAATDDDGSLSTEQQKVYYRKITPESPTPPHRRCQAVLKELQKWTVEGELSVKLSLLLQPPCSFQQLTWSFALQLF from the exons ATGAAGCGGAAACAG TTTCTCCCCGAGGTCCAGGGAGGAGtgaggcggaggaggaggtcGGCGGAGCGGGGTCCGGATGAG GTTTCCACGAAAAAGACGCAGCCGCTTCGCTCCGTGAAGACCAAATCCCGACATCCGGGCACCGGAGGCGCCGCGAGGGCAGTAGCAGCAGTGGCGGCGCGCGCCGCTCGCGAATCCGAAAACGGGCTCGTGCCGCCAAGAGGCGCGCAGAACGGCTCCGGTGACGGAGCTTCCGAGGGAGGCGCTTCGCGGGACCCGGAGGCGCTGGCGGGGGTCCGGCTGGAGGAGCATCCGGAGGGGGGGGACCGGCGGGcggccgaggaggaggagagctcGGGATCACTGCCCGGCGTGGACAGCAGCGTCTTCTTGGACGAGGACAGTAATCAGATCATGCCTGTGGGACACATTTTTGGCAACCTGGACCTTGTGCAG GATTATCCGCCTCGAAACCCTACGAGAGCCCCCGTGAACAGGAGGGAGTACAGGAGGTTGCACTTCATTgccaaggaggatgaggatgaagaTGCTGCTACTGATGACGATGGATCTctgagcacagagcagcagaaag TTTATTATAGAAAAATTACACCAGaatctcccacccccccccacagacg GTGTCAAGCGGTGCTCAAAGAACTGCAAAAATGGACTGTTGAAGGTGAGCTAAGTGTGAAGCTTTCACTGCTCCTGCAGCCACCATGCAGCTTCCAGCAGCTGACTTGGAGTTTTGCACTCCAGCTCTTTTAG
- the dffb gene encoding DNA fragmentation factor subunit beta isoform X1, whose translation MPAMRKENKLVKLRRLGENTKYGVAASGLKELVKKGCDILQVPAKGAHACLYEDGTVVSEAYFRTLPNDTELVLLAKDQTWGGFVCDVGLLLGSSDRHADLLISSAKSLLTDEESPKRRKILQDLLHNLEDNSEREAREDDGDWFQGIDTRFKTKSAYLKYSCESRIRGYLKEVDGYTPTIQNSKARVEYKKVVENMLEKLKAVKYNSCYFDRKETEGKRLCTEQGWFSCQGAFDKKSCPALHSINPYGNRESRILFSTWNLDHMIEKKRTVIPTLAKALQNHSSDDINWEYFYQLLFTRENLRLVHIVCHKKSVHDLQCDSRKIYKKAKKKKN comes from the exons ATGCCGGCCATGcggaaggaaaacaaactggtGAAGCTGCGGCGGCTCGGCGAAAACACCAAGTACGGCGTCGCGGCGAGCGGTTTGAAAGAGCTCGTAAAGAAAGGCTGTGACATCCTACAG GTGCCAGCGAAGGGCGCCCACGCGTGCCTCTACGAAGACGGGACGGTGGTCAGCGAGGCCTATTTCAGAACCCTTCCCAACGACACAGAACTTGTTCTGCTGGCCAAGGACCAGACATGGGGTGGAT TCGTGTGCGATGTCGGCCTTCTGCTTGGCTCTTCGGACCGGCACGCAGACCTTCTGATCAGTTCGGCCAAGAGCCTCCTCACGGATGAAGAGTCTCCGAAGAGGCGCAAGATCCTGCAGGACCTGCTGCACAACCTCGAGGACAACTCCGAGCGCGAGGCACGAGAGGACGATGGCGACTGGTTCCAGG GAATTGACACTCGATTTAAGACCAAATCTGCTTACCTCAAGTACAGCTGTGAAAGCAGAATACGCGGATATCTGAAAGAG GTTGATGGATACACTCCGACCATCCAGAACTCTAAAGCGCGGGTGGAGTATAAGAAGGTTGTGGAGAACATGCTGGAGAAGCTGAAGGCTGTCAAGTACAACAGCTGCTACTTTGACCGGAAGGAGACAGAAGGCAAGCGCCTGTGTACTGAGCAGGGCTGGTTCTCCTGTCAG GGGGCATTTGACAAGAAAAGCTGTCCAGCTCTGCACTCCATCAATCCTTACGGTAACAGGGAGAGCAGGATCCTTTTCAGCACGTGGAACCTTGACCACAT GATTGAGAAGAAACGCACAGTCATCCCCACGCTCGCAAAAGCCCTACAGAACCACAGCAGCGACGACATCAACTGGGAGTATTTCTACCAGCTGCTGTTCACACGAGAGAACCTCCGCCTGGTGCACATCGTCTGTCACAAGAAGAGTGTTCACGACCTGCAGTGTGACAGTAGGAAAATATACAAGaaagccaaaaagaaaaaaaattaa
- the dffb gene encoding DNA fragmentation factor subunit beta isoform X2, which yields MRCQRRAPTRASTKTGRWSARPISEPFPTTQNLFCWPRTRHGVDVVVCDVGLLLGSSDRHADLLISSAKSLLTDEESPKRRKILQDLLHNLEDNSEREAREDDGDWFQGIDTRFKTKSAYLKYSCESRIRGYLKEVDGYTPTIQNSKARVEYKKVVENMLEKLKAVKYNSCYFDRKETEGKRLCTEQGWFSCQGAFDKKSCPALHSINPYGNRESRILFSTWNLDHMIEKKRTVIPTLAKALQNHSSDDINWEYFYQLLFTRENLRLVHIVCHKKSVHDLQCDSRKIYKKAKKKKN from the exons ATGAGGTGCCAGCGAAGGGCGCCCACGCGTGCCTCTACGAAGACGGGACGGTGGTCAGCGAGGCCTATTTCAGAACCCTTCCCAACGACACAGAACTTGTTCTGCTGGCCAAGGACCAGACATGGGGTGGATGTAG TCGTGTGCGATGTCGGCCTTCTGCTTGGCTCTTCGGACCGGCACGCAGACCTTCTGATCAGTTCGGCCAAGAGCCTCCTCACGGATGAAGAGTCTCCGAAGAGGCGCAAGATCCTGCAGGACCTGCTGCACAACCTCGAGGACAACTCCGAGCGCGAGGCACGAGAGGACGATGGCGACTGGTTCCAGG GAATTGACACTCGATTTAAGACCAAATCTGCTTACCTCAAGTACAGCTGTGAAAGCAGAATACGCGGATATCTGAAAGAG GTTGATGGATACACTCCGACCATCCAGAACTCTAAAGCGCGGGTGGAGTATAAGAAGGTTGTGGAGAACATGCTGGAGAAGCTGAAGGCTGTCAAGTACAACAGCTGCTACTTTGACCGGAAGGAGACAGAAGGCAAGCGCCTGTGTACTGAGCAGGGCTGGTTCTCCTGTCAG GGGGCATTTGACAAGAAAAGCTGTCCAGCTCTGCACTCCATCAATCCTTACGGTAACAGGGAGAGCAGGATCCTTTTCAGCACGTGGAACCTTGACCACAT GATTGAGAAGAAACGCACAGTCATCCCCACGCTCGCAAAAGCCCTACAGAACCACAGCAGCGACGACATCAACTGGGAGTATTTCTACCAGCTGCTGTTCACACGAGAGAACCTCCGCCTGGTGCACATCGTCTGTCACAAGAAGAGTGTTCACGACCTGCAGTGTGACAGTAGGAAAATATACAAGaaagccaaaaagaaaaaaaattaa